A part of Pradoshia eiseniae genomic DNA contains:
- a CDS encoding MurR/RpiR family transcriptional regulator, translating into MIFIEESFHTFKPTEKKAAEFILQNPNMAVNLSIQKLAERAEVSEASIIRLAKKMNCTGFKDLKLKLAYELAKNEHKTDQYEDIPDDGSIKSYIQSISQNNIQAIENTMVLMSEETIETAISLITGARMVAVYGIGASAIIAQDFKQKLTRINYWCEAAIDGDTQLTVSANLGPQDVVFGISYSGLTKDICDSVSLAKENGAKVITLTKSGDNLLSLMGDACLYTTSLERNIRSGATSSRIAQLNVIDILFAGITKTNKEKNIEALERTRKAVGRSKREG; encoded by the coding sequence GTGATTTTTATTGAAGAGAGCTTTCATACATTTAAGCCGACCGAGAAGAAGGCAGCTGAATTTATCCTGCAGAATCCAAATATGGCGGTCAATCTTTCTATCCAGAAGTTAGCCGAACGAGCTGAGGTGAGTGAAGCATCTATTATCCGGCTCGCCAAGAAAATGAATTGCACAGGCTTTAAGGATTTAAAGCTGAAGCTTGCCTATGAGCTTGCCAAGAATGAGCATAAGACGGATCAATATGAGGATATTCCAGATGATGGCTCTATCAAATCTTACATACAATCAATCTCACAAAATAATATCCAGGCTATTGAGAACACAATGGTGCTGATGTCGGAAGAAACAATTGAAACGGCCATCTCGCTAATCACTGGCGCCCGTATGGTTGCAGTGTATGGAATAGGAGCTTCTGCAATCATTGCCCAAGATTTCAAACAAAAGCTGACCCGGATTAATTATTGGTGTGAGGCAGCCATTGACGGGGATACCCAGCTGACCGTTTCAGCCAACTTAGGTCCGCAGGATGTCGTATTTGGGATTTCCTATAGCGGGTTGACGAAAGACATTTGTGATTCAGTCTCATTAGCCAAAGAGAATGGCGCCAAAGTCATTACCTTGACGAAATCAGGAGATAACCTGCTTTCCCTAATGGGAGATGCCTGTCTATATACGACATCACTCGAGAGGAATATCAGAAGCGGTGCTACTAGCTCACGCATTGCCCAACTGAACGTCATTGATATTTTATTTGCCGGCATTACAAAGACAAACAAAGAGAAGAATATAGAGGCTCTGGAGCGGACACGCAAGGCAGTCGGGCGCTCTAAAAGAGAGGGATAA
- the yhfH gene encoding protein YhfH, translated as MVRNVMEFFRNLPPKKCAECGDNIEEQHECYGIVCDRCLRHVSE; from the coding sequence ATGGTACGAAACGTAATGGAATTCTTCAGAAACTTGCCCCCTAAGAAATGCGCAGAATGTGGTGATAATATCGAAGAACAGCACGAATGCTACGGAATCGTCTGTGATCGATGCCTGCGTCATGTATCTGAATAA
- a CDS encoding MBL fold metallo-hydrolase — translation MQLTVVGFWGGFPAAGEASSGYLLEHKGYKLLLDCGSGVLSQLQSFASPSELDAVLLTHSHPDHTADIGVLQHALLIGHMSGGKERCLPIYTHSDDAQFIETLNYKSYTRWEPVAAGTTVQIGPFAVTAMRTKHSVPCFAYRIEAGGRIFGYTGDTAFKEEFASFFHGTHVLLSECNFYKGMEAAERAGHLTSEHAAVIARDAKIERLILTHLPHFGNINQLKDEAADIFDGEIGLASTGLTIEI, via the coding sequence ATGCAATTAACGGTGGTTGGATTTTGGGGCGGGTTTCCTGCTGCAGGTGAAGCCAGCTCAGGGTATTTATTGGAGCATAAGGGGTATAAGCTGCTGCTTGATTGCGGAAGCGGGGTCTTGTCACAACTTCAATCCTTCGCATCACCTAGCGAGCTTGATGCTGTTTTGCTGACCCATTCACATCCGGATCATACAGCGGATATAGGTGTTTTGCAGCATGCGCTGCTGATAGGGCATATGTCCGGAGGCAAGGAAAGATGCTTGCCGATTTATACCCATTCAGATGATGCCCAGTTTATTGAAACACTTAACTATAAATCTTACACAAGGTGGGAGCCGGTTGCAGCGGGTACGACTGTCCAAATTGGACCTTTTGCGGTCACGGCTATGAGAACCAAGCATTCTGTCCCTTGCTTTGCCTATCGGATTGAAGCGGGAGGCCGCATTTTCGGATATACTGGTGATACAGCATTTAAAGAGGAGTTTGCTTCTTTTTTTCATGGGACACATGTCTTACTGAGCGAGTGCAATTTCTACAAAGGAATGGAAGCAGCTGAGAGAGCAGGTCATCTAACGAGTGAGCATGCCGCCGTGATTGCGAGGGATGCAAAAATAGAGCGATTGATTTTGACGCATTTGCCTCATTTCGGGAATATTAATCAGCTGAAGGATGAGGCAGCTGATATTTTTGACGGAGAAATTGGACTGGCCAGCACGGGGTTAACCATCGAAATATAA
- a CDS encoding ABC transporter substrate-binding protein, which produces MKRMGKAWLAAVMVCLALVAAACSQDEETATGKKEDTVNLTIGSWRTEDTEGYKKVIEAFEKKNPDIHVEFKPSKNTEYNTILNTALKSGEGPDIIHLRPYAPGIALADGGYLEPLDDISGLDIFTEEALAASKGSDGKQYGVPINMSTTQVFYNKKIFKELKLEEPKTWDEFIEVNEKLKDGGYIPLALGTKEGWLLSLTHGIFGPAVYGGTEFVEKVQKGEKNFTSKEFVQSIKVMDDLKKYFPDNYEGVGMEDMRTMFFTEQAAMFPLGSWEIEVVRGMNPDLDFGYFPMPQQNGGEPAITAWVDGSYAVNANSKHKEAAKKFVEFMATEEFGKLFTNEFKMISAIPGVTSEDELVNSLGKAITENSTPYMMVIDFAEGNPTTKATFETELQGMYLGDQTPEEVAKKVQESAKSWYKPFQ; this is translated from the coding sequence ATGAAGAGGATGGGGAAGGCTTGGCTGGCTGCTGTCATGGTATGCTTGGCCCTTGTCGCTGCAGCTTGTTCACAGGATGAGGAAACAGCTACGGGGAAGAAGGAAGACACGGTTAATTTGACGATTGGCAGCTGGAGAACGGAAGACACGGAAGGCTATAAGAAAGTCATTGAAGCCTTCGAAAAGAAAAATCCAGATATTCATGTAGAGTTTAAGCCGTCGAAGAATACGGAATACAACACAATCTTGAATACGGCGCTAAAAAGCGGTGAAGGCCCTGATATCATTCATTTGCGTCCTTATGCTCCTGGAATCGCGCTTGCTGATGGCGGTTATTTAGAGCCGCTTGATGATATAAGCGGGCTTGATATCTTTACAGAGGAAGCACTCGCGGCATCAAAGGGGTCTGACGGAAAACAGTATGGTGTACCTATTAATATGAGTACCACCCAAGTATTTTACAATAAGAAGATTTTCAAAGAATTAAAGCTTGAGGAGCCGAAGACATGGGATGAGTTTATTGAAGTGAATGAGAAGCTGAAGGATGGCGGTTATATTCCGTTGGCGCTTGGAACGAAGGAAGGCTGGCTACTGTCACTTACTCATGGAATTTTCGGTCCGGCTGTATACGGCGGCACGGAGTTTGTTGAAAAGGTTCAAAAGGGAGAGAAAAACTTCACAAGCAAGGAATTTGTTCAGTCCATCAAGGTGATGGATGACTTGAAGAAGTATTTCCCCGATAATTATGAAGGCGTTGGCATGGAGGATATGAGGACGATGTTCTTTACGGAACAGGCAGCGATGTTCCCGCTCGGCAGCTGGGAAATTGAAGTTGTGCGCGGAATGAATCCTGATCTTGATTTCGGCTACTTCCCGATGCCGCAGCAAAATGGCGGAGAACCGGCAATAACAGCATGGGTTGATGGATCGTATGCCGTGAATGCCAACTCTAAGCATAAAGAAGCGGCAAAGAAATTCGTGGAATTTATGGCAACGGAGGAATTTGGAAAGCTATTCACAAATGAGTTTAAGATGATTAGTGCTATTCCTGGTGTCACGTCAGAGGATGAGCTTGTGAACAGTCTTGGAAAAGCGATTACGGAGAATTCCACTCCATATATGATGGTTATTGATTTCGCGGAGGGAAATCCAACAACGAAGGCTACTTTTGAAACTGAGCTTCAAGGAATGTATCTTGGGGATCAAACGCCTGAGGAAGTGGCGAAGAAGGTGCAGGAAAGCGCAAAGAGTTGGTATAAACCGTTCCAATAA
- a CDS encoding lipoate--protein ligase: MIFLDNRGITDPRINLAIEEYALKNLDINESYLLFYINQPSIIIGRNQNTVEEINQDYVDENDIIVVRRLSGGGAVYHDLGNLNFSFITKDDGESFHNFKKFTEPVVDALKELGVEAELSGRNDLLAGGRKISGNAQFATNGRMFSHGTLMLSSEIENVVSALKVNKDKIKSKGIKSIRSRVANISEFLAEPIGIEEFKQRILEHIFGGLDKVERYEWTEEDWKKIMEISESRYQQWDWNYGKSPKFNVQHSQRFEGVGQIDIRLDVAKGQIENCKIFGDFFGVGSVGEIEQKLHGVRFSKAEIEKALEDVNIKHYFGNLTKEEFVKLLY; the protein is encoded by the coding sequence ATGATTTTTTTAGATAACAGGGGAATTACAGACCCGCGCATTAACTTAGCAATTGAGGAATATGCGTTAAAGAATTTAGATATTAATGAATCTTATTTGCTGTTCTATATTAATCAGCCTTCCATCATCATTGGAAGGAATCAAAATACAGTAGAAGAAATTAACCAAGACTATGTGGATGAGAACGATATTATTGTCGTCCGCCGTTTATCTGGGGGCGGAGCGGTTTATCATGATCTTGGGAATTTGAACTTTAGCTTCATTACGAAGGATGACGGTGAGAGCTTCCATAACTTTAAGAAGTTCACTGAGCCTGTCGTAGATGCGTTGAAGGAGCTTGGGGTAGAGGCTGAACTTAGCGGTCGGAATGATTTGCTTGCAGGAGGCAGGAAGATTTCAGGAAATGCCCAATTCGCAACGAATGGAAGAATGTTCAGTCACGGCACATTGATGCTTTCAAGCGAGATTGAGAATGTCGTTTCTGCATTGAAGGTGAATAAGGATAAAATCAAATCTAAGGGGATTAAATCCATTCGCAGCCGTGTGGCCAATATCTCCGAATTCCTTGCCGAGCCAATTGGCATAGAAGAGTTCAAACAAAGAATCCTTGAACATATTTTCGGAGGACTGGACAAGGTCGAGCGCTATGAATGGACAGAAGAAGACTGGAAGAAAATCATGGAAATCTCAGAGAGCCGCTATCAGCAATGGGATTGGAATTATGGCAAATCTCCTAAATTTAATGTCCAGCACTCACAGCGCTTTGAGGGTGTTGGCCAAATTGATATCCGCCTAGATGTGGCCAAAGGCCAAATCGAGAATTGCAAAATCTTTGGAGATTTCTTTGGGGTTGGCAGTGTAGGGGAAATTGAGCAAAAATTACATGGTGTCCGCTTCTCAAAGGCTGAGATTGAAAAGGCGCTTGAGGATGTTAATATCAAGCATTATTTCGGTAATTTAACGAAGGAAGAGTTCGTCAAATTATTGTATTAA